One Candidatus Woesearchaeota archaeon genomic window carries:
- a CDS encoding RNA-binding S4 domain-containing protein — MNHIHQASKKVRTNHQEQQNAQETSVQKRGLQQEQRTSQQVKEYIELNAFLKSKGLATTGGQAKLLIRSGAVKVNGVVETRNKKKLRDGDVVEVEGNVFKVSLS; from the coding sequence ATGAACCATATACACCAAGCATCTAAAAAAGTAAGAACTAATCACCAAGAACAACAAAACGCGCAAGAAACCTCCGTTCAAAAGAGAGGATTGCAACAGGAGCAAAGAACCTCTCAACAAGTAAAAGAATACATCGAACTCAACGCATTTCTCAAAAGCAAAGGTCTTGCTACAACGGGAGGTCAAGCAAAACTGCTCATAAGATCAGGAGCCGTTAAAGTAAATGGCGTAGTGGAAACAAGAAACAAGAAGAAGTTAAGAGACGGCGACGTAGTTGAAGTTGAAGGGAACGTATTCAAAGTAAGTCTTTCTTAA